One window from the genome of Salvia miltiorrhiza cultivar Shanhuang (shh) chromosome 7, IMPLAD_Smil_shh, whole genome shotgun sequence encodes:
- the LOC130993202 gene encoding probable metal-nicotianamine transporter YSL7 isoform X2 translates to MDDWFRFCCELCRPILNRAAKKDDDLEVQIDISKWDCHSLPYQQLPHSQRSQASQVYMKQVWVLFKSFVGSFLWAFFQWFFAAADGCGFSSFPTFGLQAYNRRFYFDFSSTYVGVGMICPYMVNISLLIGAILSWGIMWPVIESKKGHWYSADIPGSSLHGIQGYRVFLAIAMILGDGLFQVVYMAILTLKSFLEQLVRRSNGVNEREEGALVEDYNERRRTDYFLKDQIPNTVAVGGYLVLALISTFVVPHIFPQLEWYQVLVAYIIAPVLAFCNAYGCGLTDWSLASNYGKLAILVFSSWVGLEKGGVVAGLASCGVMMSIVSTASDLMQDFKTGYLTLSSPRSMFISQVLGTAMGCILSPLVFWFFYKAYNVGDPEGTYPAPYALMYRGIALLGVEGFSSLPKNCLKMAIVCFVAAVLINVLIAMLRKWETKYRIYRLIPSPMCMAIPFYLGGYFAIDMCVGSLILFVWQMNNRKHASELSPAVASGLICGDSLWGIPAAILALAGVSPPICMKFLGAEANKRVDYILGG, encoded by the exons ATGGATGATTGGTTTCGTTTTTGTTGTGAGCTTTGTCGGCCTATTCTCAATCGTGCCGCTAAGAAGG ATGATGATCTTGAAGTACAAATTGACATATCCAAGTGGGACTGCCACAGCCTACCTTATCAACAGCTTCCACACTCCCAAAGGAGCCAAGCTAGCcaagtatatat GAAACAAGTGTGGGTTCTTTTCAAATCCTTTGTTGGTAGCTTTTTGTGGGCTTTCTTCCAGTGGTTCTTCGCGGCTGCTGACGGCTGTGGTTTTAGCAGCTTCCCCACATTCGGTCTCCAAGCCTACAACCGCAG ATTCTATTTTGATTTCTCTTCTACGTACGTGGGTGTAGGGATGATATGTCCTTACATGGTTAACATATCATTGTTGATCGGAGCCATCCTTTCTTGGGGCATTATGTGGCCTGTGATCGAGTCCAAGAAAGGCCATTGGTACAGTGCAGACATACCGGGAAGCAGCCTTCATGGCATCCAAGGATACAGG GTTTTTCTTGCTATTGCAATGATTTTAGGCGACGGCCTGTTCCAAGTGGTGTACATGGCTATTCTGACGCTGAAGAGCTTCTTAGAGCAGCTGGTGCGGAGGAGCAACGGTGTGAATGAGAGAGAAGAAGGGGCCTTGGTAGAAGACTACAACGAGAGGAGACGAACCGACTACTTCTTGAAGGACCAAATCCCCAACACGGTAGCCGTAGGCGGCTACCTCGTGCTGGCTCTCATCTCAACTTTTGTGGTGCCGCATATCTTCCCTCAGCTGGAATGGTACCAAGTCCTAGTAGCCTACATCATAGCTCCGGTCCTCGCCTTCTGCAACGCCTACGGCTGCGGCCTCACGGACTGGTCCCTGGCCTCCAACTACGGCAAGCTAGCAATCCTGGTGTTCAGCTCGTGGGTGGGGCTAGAGAAGGGCGGAGTTGTTGCAGGGCTGGCCTCATGCGGCGTGATGATGAGCATCGTGTCGACGGCCTCCGACCTGATGCAGGATTTCAAGACAGGGTACCTGACTCTGTCCTCCCCTCGCTCCATGTTCATCAGCCAAGTGCTGGGCACGGCTATGGGGTGCATTCTGTCTCCTCTGGTCTTCTGGTTCTTCTACAAGGCCTACAACGTAGGGGACCCGGAGGGCACGTACCCGGCCCCCTACGCCTTGATGTACCGCGGCATTGCGCTCTTGGGAGTGGAGGGCTTCTCCTCGCTCCCCAAGAACTGCTTGAAGATGGCCATCGTGTGCTTCGTGGCCGCGGTGCTCATCAATGTGCTCATCGCGATGCTCAGGAAGTGGGAGACCAAGTATAGGATCTATAGGCTTATCCCGAGCCCTATGTGCATGGCCATTCCTTTCTATCTTGGAGGCTACTTCGCCATTGACATGTGTGTTGGGAGCTTGATTTTGTTCGTCTGGCAGATGAACAACAGGAAGCACGCGTCCGAGCTCTCGCCCGCCGTCGCGTCCGGGCTCATCTGCGGTGACTCTCTCTGGGGGATTCCGGCCGCGATATTGGCTCTGGCCGGAGTGAGTCCGCCCATCTGCATGAAGTTTTTGGGCGCCGAAGCTAACAAGCGTGTTGATTATATATTAGGCGGCTGA
- the LOC130993202 gene encoding probable metal-nicotianamine transporter YSL7 isoform X3 — protein MICPYMVNISLLIGAILSWGIMWPVIESKKGHWYSADIPGSSLHGIQGYRVFLAIAMILGDGLFQVVYMAILTLKSFLEQLVRRSNGVNEREEGALVEDYNERRRTDYFLKDQIPNTVAVGGYLVLALISTFVVPHIFPQLEWYQVLVAYIIAPVLAFCNAYGCGLTDWSLASNYGKLAILVFSSWVGLEKGGVVAGLASCGVMMSIVSTASDLMQDFKTGYLTLSSPRSMFISQVLGTAMGCILSPLVFWFFYKAYNVGDPEGTYPAPYALMYRGIALLGVEGFSSLPKNCLKMAIVCFVAAVLINVLIAMLRKWETKYRIYRLIPSPMCMAIPFYLGGYFAIDMCVGSLILFVWQMNNRKHASELSPAVASGLICGDSLWGIPAAILALAGVSPPICMKFLGAEANKRVDYILGG, from the exons ATGATATGTCCTTACATGGTTAACATATCATTGTTGATCGGAGCCATCCTTTCTTGGGGCATTATGTGGCCTGTGATCGAGTCCAAGAAAGGCCATTGGTACAGTGCAGACATACCGGGAAGCAGCCTTCATGGCATCCAAGGATACAGG GTTTTTCTTGCTATTGCAATGATTTTAGGCGACGGCCTGTTCCAAGTGGTGTACATGGCTATTCTGACGCTGAAGAGCTTCTTAGAGCAGCTGGTGCGGAGGAGCAACGGTGTGAATGAGAGAGAAGAAGGGGCCTTGGTAGAAGACTACAACGAGAGGAGACGAACCGACTACTTCTTGAAGGACCAAATCCCCAACACGGTAGCCGTAGGCGGCTACCTCGTGCTGGCTCTCATCTCAACTTTTGTGGTGCCGCATATCTTCCCTCAGCTGGAATGGTACCAAGTCCTAGTAGCCTACATCATAGCTCCGGTCCTCGCCTTCTGCAACGCCTACGGCTGCGGCCTCACGGACTGGTCCCTGGCCTCCAACTACGGCAAGCTAGCAATCCTGGTGTTCAGCTCGTGGGTGGGGCTAGAGAAGGGCGGAGTTGTTGCAGGGCTGGCCTCATGCGGCGTGATGATGAGCATCGTGTCGACGGCCTCCGACCTGATGCAGGATTTCAAGACAGGGTACCTGACTCTGTCCTCCCCTCGCTCCATGTTCATCAGCCAAGTGCTGGGCACGGCTATGGGGTGCATTCTGTCTCCTCTGGTCTTCTGGTTCTTCTACAAGGCCTACAACGTAGGGGACCCGGAGGGCACGTACCCGGCCCCCTACGCCTTGATGTACCGCGGCATTGCGCTCTTGGGAGTGGAGGGCTTCTCCTCGCTCCCCAAGAACTGCTTGAAGATGGCCATCGTGTGCTTCGTGGCCGCGGTGCTCATCAATGTGCTCATCGCGATGCTCAGGAAGTGGGAGACCAAGTATAGGATCTATAGGCTTATCCCGAGCCCTATGTGCATGGCCATTCCTTTCTATCTTGGAGGCTACTTCGCCATTGACATGTGTGTTGGGAGCTTGATTTTGTTCGTCTGGCAGATGAACAACAGGAAGCACGCGTCCGAGCTCTCGCCCGCCGTCGCGTCCGGGCTCATCTGCGGTGACTCTCTCTGGGGGATTCCGGCCGCGATATTGGCTCTGGCCGGAGTGAGTCCGCCCATCTGCATGAAGTTTTTGGGCGCCGAAGCTAACAAGCGTGTTGATTATATATTAGGCGGCTGA
- the LOC130993202 gene encoding probable metal-nicotianamine transporter YSL7 isoform X1, with amino-acid sequence MRKEKESEVEAAEGGGDDQAAMERAFEEMAVPPWQNQITFRAMITSLLLSIVFNVIVCKLNLSTGVIPSLNVAAGLLGFAAVKAWTVMIQKCGLLKQPFTRQENTVIQTCVVASSGIAFSSGTASYLLGMSPITASQSETGNTPINVKQLSLGWMIGFVFVVSFVGLFSIVPLRRMMILKYKLTYPSGTATAYLINSFHTPKGAKLAKKQVWVLFKSFVGSFLWAFFQWFFAAADGCGFSSFPTFGLQAYNRRFYFDFSSTYVGVGMICPYMVNISLLIGAILSWGIMWPVIESKKGHWYSADIPGSSLHGIQGYRVFLAIAMILGDGLFQVVYMAILTLKSFLEQLVRRSNGVNEREEGALVEDYNERRRTDYFLKDQIPNTVAVGGYLVLALISTFVVPHIFPQLEWYQVLVAYIIAPVLAFCNAYGCGLTDWSLASNYGKLAILVFSSWVGLEKGGVVAGLASCGVMMSIVSTASDLMQDFKTGYLTLSSPRSMFISQVLGTAMGCILSPLVFWFFYKAYNVGDPEGTYPAPYALMYRGIALLGVEGFSSLPKNCLKMAIVCFVAAVLINVLIAMLRKWETKYRIYRLIPSPMCMAIPFYLGGYFAIDMCVGSLILFVWQMNNRKHASELSPAVASGLICGDSLWGIPAAILALAGVSPPICMKFLGAEANKRVDYILGG; translated from the exons ATGAGGAAAGAAAAGGAGAGTGAGGTGGAAGCCGCTGAGGGCGGCGGGGATGATCAGGCTGCCATGGAGAGGGCTTTCGAGGAGATGGCGGTGCCGCCGTGGCAGAACCAGATCACCTTCAGAGCGATGATCACCAGTCTCCTTTTGAGCATTGTGTTCAATGTCATAGTCTGCAAGCTCAATCTCTCCACCGGTGTTATTCCGTCCTTGAACGTCGCGGCGGGGCTTCTGGGTTTCGCCGCCGTCAAGGCGTGGACCGTTATGATCCAAAAGTGTGGGCTTCTCAAGCAGCCCTTCACCAGGCAGGAGAATACTGTCATACAGACTTGCGTTGTCGCCTCTTCCGGCATTGCTTTTAGCA GTGGGACAGCAAGTTATCTATTGGGGATGAGTCCAATAACAGCATCTCAATCTGAAACAGGAAATACTCCAATCAACGTGAAGCAACTCTCTCTTGGATGGATGATTGGTTTCGTTTTTGTTGTGAGCTTTGTCGGCCTATTCTCAATCGTGCCGCTAAGAAGG ATGATGATCTTGAAGTACAAATTGACATATCCAAGTGGGACTGCCACAGCCTACCTTATCAACAGCTTCCACACTCCCAAAGGAGCCAAGCTAGCcaa GAAACAAGTGTGGGTTCTTTTCAAATCCTTTGTTGGTAGCTTTTTGTGGGCTTTCTTCCAGTGGTTCTTCGCGGCTGCTGACGGCTGTGGTTTTAGCAGCTTCCCCACATTCGGTCTCCAAGCCTACAACCGCAG ATTCTATTTTGATTTCTCTTCTACGTACGTGGGTGTAGGGATGATATGTCCTTACATGGTTAACATATCATTGTTGATCGGAGCCATCCTTTCTTGGGGCATTATGTGGCCTGTGATCGAGTCCAAGAAAGGCCATTGGTACAGTGCAGACATACCGGGAAGCAGCCTTCATGGCATCCAAGGATACAGG GTTTTTCTTGCTATTGCAATGATTTTAGGCGACGGCCTGTTCCAAGTGGTGTACATGGCTATTCTGACGCTGAAGAGCTTCTTAGAGCAGCTGGTGCGGAGGAGCAACGGTGTGAATGAGAGAGAAGAAGGGGCCTTGGTAGAAGACTACAACGAGAGGAGACGAACCGACTACTTCTTGAAGGACCAAATCCCCAACACGGTAGCCGTAGGCGGCTACCTCGTGCTGGCTCTCATCTCAACTTTTGTGGTGCCGCATATCTTCCCTCAGCTGGAATGGTACCAAGTCCTAGTAGCCTACATCATAGCTCCGGTCCTCGCCTTCTGCAACGCCTACGGCTGCGGCCTCACGGACTGGTCCCTGGCCTCCAACTACGGCAAGCTAGCAATCCTGGTGTTCAGCTCGTGGGTGGGGCTAGAGAAGGGCGGAGTTGTTGCAGGGCTGGCCTCATGCGGCGTGATGATGAGCATCGTGTCGACGGCCTCCGACCTGATGCAGGATTTCAAGACAGGGTACCTGACTCTGTCCTCCCCTCGCTCCATGTTCATCAGCCAAGTGCTGGGCACGGCTATGGGGTGCATTCTGTCTCCTCTGGTCTTCTGGTTCTTCTACAAGGCCTACAACGTAGGGGACCCGGAGGGCACGTACCCGGCCCCCTACGCCTTGATGTACCGCGGCATTGCGCTCTTGGGAGTGGAGGGCTTCTCCTCGCTCCCCAAGAACTGCTTGAAGATGGCCATCGTGTGCTTCGTGGCCGCGGTGCTCATCAATGTGCTCATCGCGATGCTCAGGAAGTGGGAGACCAAGTATAGGATCTATAGGCTTATCCCGAGCCCTATGTGCATGGCCATTCCTTTCTATCTTGGAGGCTACTTCGCCATTGACATGTGTGTTGGGAGCTTGATTTTGTTCGTCTGGCAGATGAACAACAGGAAGCACGCGTCCGAGCTCTCGCCCGCCGTCGCGTCCGGGCTCATCTGCGGTGACTCTCTCTGGGGGATTCCGGCCGCGATATTGGCTCTGGCCGGAGTGAGTCCGCCCATCTGCATGAAGTTTTTGGGCGCCGAAGCTAACAAGCGTGTTGATTATATATTAGGCGGCTGA
- the LOC130993202 gene encoding probable metal-nicotianamine transporter YSL7 isoform X4: MAILTLKSFLEQLVRRSNGVNEREEGALVEDYNERRRTDYFLKDQIPNTVAVGGYLVLALISTFVVPHIFPQLEWYQVLVAYIIAPVLAFCNAYGCGLTDWSLASNYGKLAILVFSSWVGLEKGGVVAGLASCGVMMSIVSTASDLMQDFKTGYLTLSSPRSMFISQVLGTAMGCILSPLVFWFFYKAYNVGDPEGTYPAPYALMYRGIALLGVEGFSSLPKNCLKMAIVCFVAAVLINVLIAMLRKWETKYRIYRLIPSPMCMAIPFYLGGYFAIDMCVGSLILFVWQMNNRKHASELSPAVASGLICGDSLWGIPAAILALAGVSPPICMKFLGAEANKRVDYILGG, encoded by the coding sequence ATGGCTATTCTGACGCTGAAGAGCTTCTTAGAGCAGCTGGTGCGGAGGAGCAACGGTGTGAATGAGAGAGAAGAAGGGGCCTTGGTAGAAGACTACAACGAGAGGAGACGAACCGACTACTTCTTGAAGGACCAAATCCCCAACACGGTAGCCGTAGGCGGCTACCTCGTGCTGGCTCTCATCTCAACTTTTGTGGTGCCGCATATCTTCCCTCAGCTGGAATGGTACCAAGTCCTAGTAGCCTACATCATAGCTCCGGTCCTCGCCTTCTGCAACGCCTACGGCTGCGGCCTCACGGACTGGTCCCTGGCCTCCAACTACGGCAAGCTAGCAATCCTGGTGTTCAGCTCGTGGGTGGGGCTAGAGAAGGGCGGAGTTGTTGCAGGGCTGGCCTCATGCGGCGTGATGATGAGCATCGTGTCGACGGCCTCCGACCTGATGCAGGATTTCAAGACAGGGTACCTGACTCTGTCCTCCCCTCGCTCCATGTTCATCAGCCAAGTGCTGGGCACGGCTATGGGGTGCATTCTGTCTCCTCTGGTCTTCTGGTTCTTCTACAAGGCCTACAACGTAGGGGACCCGGAGGGCACGTACCCGGCCCCCTACGCCTTGATGTACCGCGGCATTGCGCTCTTGGGAGTGGAGGGCTTCTCCTCGCTCCCCAAGAACTGCTTGAAGATGGCCATCGTGTGCTTCGTGGCCGCGGTGCTCATCAATGTGCTCATCGCGATGCTCAGGAAGTGGGAGACCAAGTATAGGATCTATAGGCTTATCCCGAGCCCTATGTGCATGGCCATTCCTTTCTATCTTGGAGGCTACTTCGCCATTGACATGTGTGTTGGGAGCTTGATTTTGTTCGTCTGGCAGATGAACAACAGGAAGCACGCGTCCGAGCTCTCGCCCGCCGTCGCGTCCGGGCTCATCTGCGGTGACTCTCTCTGGGGGATTCCGGCCGCGATATTGGCTCTGGCCGGAGTGAGTCCGCCCATCTGCATGAAGTTTTTGGGCGCCGAAGCTAACAAGCGTGTTGATTATATATTAGGCGGCTGA
- the LOC130993203 gene encoding probable metal-nicotianamine transporter YSL7, producing the protein MRPPSVKYKYTHYSILIFPCMMREEEDNVVREEGEEGEAALERAFDETEVPPWQKQITVRAMVTSLILSVVFNVIVCKLNLSTGVIPSLNVAAGLLGYAAVKAWTVLIEKCGLLKQPFTRQENTVIQTCVVASSGIAFSSGTASYLLGMSPLTASQAETGNTPMNVKALSLGWITAFLFLVSFVGLFSIVPLRRLMILKYKLTYPSGTATAYLINSFHTPKGAKLAKKQVWVLFKSFVGSFTWAFFQWFFTAADNCGFSSFPTFGLKAFSQRFYFDFSATYVGVGMICPYMVNVSLLIGAIISWGIMWPAIESKKGVWYSADLAPSSLHGIQGYRVFLAIATILGDGLFQVVYMVILTLKSFIQQHLHKNGNEGEEEEGAVVDYNESKRSEYFLKDQIPNTVAIGGYIVLALISTFVVPQIFPQLKWYQILVAYIIAPVLAFCNAYGCGLSDWSLASNYGKIAILVFSSWVGLEKGGVLAGLASCGVMMSIVSTASDLMQDFKTGYLTLSSPRSMFVSQACGTAMGCVVSPLVFWFFYKAYSVGEPDGSYPAPYALMYRGIALLGVEGFSSLPNKCLLLAVICFSASVLINLLIVVLNKYETKYRIYRFIPSPMCMAIPFYLGGYFAIDMCIGSALLLVWQWSNKKQAEELSPAVASGLICGDSLWGVPAAILTLAGLTPPICMKFLSASANNRVDAMIAV; encoded by the exons ATGCGTCCTCCCTCTGTAAAGTATAAATACACACACTATAGCATCCTCATTTTTCCGTGCATGATGAGGGAAGAAGAAGATAACGTGGTGAGGGAAGAGGGAGAGGAAGGCGAGGCGGCGTTGGAGAGGGCTTTTGATGAGACGGAGGTGCCGCCATGGCAGAAGCAGATCACCGTTAGGGCAATGGTCACCAGTTTGATTTTGAGCGTTGTGTTCAATGTGATAGTTTGCAAGTTGAATCTCTCCACCGGTGTGATTCCGTCGTTGAACGTGGCGGCGGGGCTCCTGGGTTACGCCGCCGTCAAAGCGTGGACCGTTTTGATCGAAAAGTGTGGGCTTCTCAAGCAGCCCTTCACCAGGCAGGAGAATACTGTTATACAGACTTGCGTTGTCGCCTCTTCCGGCATTGCTTTTAGca GTGGGACAGCAAGCTATCTATTGGGGATGAGTCCATTAACAGCATCTCAAGCTGAAACAGGGAATACTCCAATGAACGTCAAGGCACTCTCTCTTGGATGGATTACTGCTTTCCTTTTTCTTGTCAGCTTCGTTGGCCTATTCTCAATTGTGCCCCTTAGAAGG TTGATGATCTTGAAGTACAAATTGACATATCCAAGTGGGACCGCCACAGCCTACCTTATCAACAGCTTCCACACTCCCAAAGGAGCCAAGCTGGCCAA GAAGCAAGTGTGGGTGCTTTTCAAATCGTTTGTTGGTAGCTTTACATGGGCTTTCTTCCAGTGGTTCTTCACAGCTGCTGATAACTGTGGTTTTAGCAGCTTCCCCACATTTGGCCTCAAAGCCTTCAGCCAAAG ATTCTACTTTGATTTCTCGGCTACATACGTGGGAGTTGGGATGATATGCCCTTACATGGTTAATGTTTCATTACTGATTGGAGCCATCATCTCTTGGGGCATTATGTGGCCGGCGATTGAGTCCAAGAAAGGCGTCTGGTACAGCGCAGACTTGGCCCCAAGCAGCCTTCATGGCATCCAAGGATACAGAGTTTTTCTTGCGATTGCAACTATACTGGGCGACGGCCTATTCCAAGTGGTGTACATGGTTATACTCACACTCAAGAGCTTCATCCAACAGCACTTGCACAAGAATGGCAAcgagggagaagaagaagaaggggcTGTAGTGGACTACAACGAGAGCAAGCGATCCGAGTACTTCTTGAAGGACCAAATTCCCAACACAGTAGCCATAGGTGGATACATTGTGCTGGCTCTCATCTCAACATTTGTAGTGCCGCAGATCTTCCCTCAGCTCAAGTGGTACCAGATTCTAGTAGCCTACATAATAGCTCCGGTTCTTGCCTTCTGCAATGCCTATGGGTGCGGCCTCTCGGATTGGTCCTTGGCATCCAACTACGGCAAGATAGCCATCCTGGTGTTCAGCTCGTGGGTGGGGCTAGAGAAGGGCGGAGTTCTGGCAGGGCTGGCCTCATGCGGTGTGATGATGAGCATCGTGTCGACGGCCTCTGATCTGATGCAGGATTTCAAGACAGGGTACCTGACACTATCCTCCCCTCGCTCCATGTTCGTCAGCCAAGCCTGTGGCACTGCTATGGGGTGTGTTGTTTCTCCTCTGGTGTTTTGGTTCTTCTACAAGGCCTACAGCGTAGGAGAGCCGGACGGCTCGTACCCGGCTCCCTACGCCTTGATGTACCGTGGCATTGCGCTCTTGGGAGTGGAGGGCTTCTCCTCGCTTCCCAACAAGTGCTTGCTGCTTGCGGTCATCTGTTTCTCCGCATCTGTGCTCATCAATCTGCTCATCGTAGTGTTGAACAAGTACGAGACCAAATACAGGATATATAGGTTTATCCCGAGCCCTATGTGCATGGCAATTCCTTTCTATCTTGGAGGCTACTTCGCCATTGACATGTGCATAGGCAGCGCGCTTTTGTTGGTCTGGCAATGGAGCAACAAGAAGCAGGCGGAGGAGCTCTCGCCTGCGGTGGCGTCCGGTCTCATCTGCGGTGACTCTCTCTGGGGAGTTCCGGCCGCGATATTGACTCTGGCCGGACTCACCCCGCCGATCTGCATGAAGTTTTTGTCTGCCTCGGCGAACAACCGTGTTGACGCTATGATTGCCGTCTGA